The following are encoded together in the Arthrobacter sp. Y-9 genome:
- a CDS encoding 3'-5' exonuclease, with protein MSSTQRNESIWNAGPRAAFDVETTGKNSRAARIVTASLIVVDAKGEVLQEHEWLADPGVEIPAEAAEVHGITTAKARADGRPAAAVVLELRNTIQDLFDAGTPVMAFNANYDFTVLAAECARHGIPQVTRFPVLDPFIINKQVDRYRKGTRTLGALCEEYGVRLDNAHTSAADALATVRLLDAMAKKFPKIVMPTAALHRLQIEWAAAQAADFQQYLRRTKPTAVIEGEWPVLPPEEPERGGF; from the coding sequence ATGAGCAGCACGCAGCGGAATGAGAGCATCTGGAACGCGGGGCCCCGCGCGGCCTTCGACGTGGAGACCACCGGAAAGAACTCCCGCGCGGCCCGGATCGTCACCGCCTCGCTCATCGTGGTGGACGCGAAGGGCGAGGTCCTGCAGGAACACGAGTGGCTCGCTGATCCCGGCGTCGAGATCCCCGCCGAGGCCGCCGAGGTGCACGGCATCACCACCGCCAAGGCGCGCGCCGACGGCCGTCCGGCCGCCGCCGTCGTGCTGGAGCTGCGGAACACCATTCAGGACCTGTTCGACGCCGGCACCCCCGTCATGGCGTTCAACGCCAACTACGACTTCACCGTTCTCGCCGCTGAATGCGCCCGCCACGGAATCCCGCAGGTCACGCGCTTCCCCGTGCTGGACCCCTTCATCATCAACAAGCAGGTGGACCGGTACCGCAAGGGCACCCGGACCCTCGGCGCCCTCTGCGAAGAGTACGGAGTCCGCCTGGACAACGCCCACACCTCCGCGGCGGACGCCCTGGCCACGGTGCGATTGCTGGATGCGATGGCGAAGAAGTTCCCCAAGATCGTCATGCCGACGGCGGCACTCCACCGGTTGCAGATCGAGTGGGCCGCCGCTCAGGCCGCCGACTTCCAGCAGTACCTCCGCCGGACCAAGCCCACCGCCGTGATCGAGGGTGAGTGGCCGGTCCTGCCGCCCGAGGAACCCGAGCGCGGCGGTTTCTGA